The Candidatus Denitrolinea symbiosum DNA window TGAATCAAATGCTCCTCGACGAGCAGCCGCACGTCGTCCGCGCCGATCGGACCGTAGACCACGCCTTCGGGATAGATCATCACCAGCGGCAAGTCGTCCTGTTCGCCCACGCTGCCGATCGTGCTGACCTTGATCTCGTCCTGCAATTGATGTCCGCGGATTTCCGCTTGCAAGACGCGGAACACATCCTCCGAACCGCGTTCCACGCTGGCGGGATCGTTCGAAACCAAAACCAAAGCGCGCGGGGCATTCATGCTTCACCTCCCTGCACCTGCGCCAGAAGATCGGGAATGCGCTCTGGCGTCAGGTTGCCGTAGAGTTGATCGTCAATCACGATGACGGGCGCGACGCTGCACAGGCCGATGCAACTGGTCGTGAGCAGCGTCCATTCGTTGTCGGGGGTTGTCTCTCCCACTCCGATTCCTAAATGACTCTGAATCGCCTCGATCACTTCGCGCGCGCCCACTACGTGACACGGCGCGCTCTCGCAAAAACGGATCACATGTTTGCCCACAGGCTGGAGCGAGAACATGCTGTAAAAACTGGCGGTCGCGTAGAGATGACTGTCCGCCAGAAAGAGTCCCTCTTCGGGCGCGTTGATGGCGCGGCGGATCTTTCCCAGCGCTTCCACGGGGATGTGGCCGAACGTCTCGTTGAGTTCGCTCAAGATCGGGATCACTTCTGCGCGCCGCGCGCCGTGGCGCTGCACGAGCCGCTGGATGACGTCATCCAACTCCGTTTCGGTGTAGGTCTTGTTCATTAAATTTTCTCCACGACAAATTCCTGCACGACGAGTCCCTTCTCGATATGCTCCGCGAAGATGCGACGCGCGACCGCCGGCGTCACCTTCCCATACGTGACCTGCGGACGGTCCGTCTCCGCGACCTGGATGACGGGCTCCAGCGAACACAGACCAATGCACCCGACCTTCTTCAGCAGGACTCCGCCCGCTTCTTTCTCGACGATGAGCCGCTCCAGCGTCTCGAACGTTTCCGCCGCCCCGACCGCGATCCCGCAACTCCCCAGCGAGACGCGGACCTGGAAGCGATGCTTCTCCGCCTCCTCGCGTTCCTTCTGGAGCGCGGAGTCCTTTGCCTTCTTCAGATCATCCAATGAACGAATGCGATCCATGAGCGCCTCTTTTCAATTCGATACGCGTCATTCGGTACACAGGTTACGCGGACTGAACGGATCTACACGGATTTTTGTGAATTTCCGTGAAACTCCGCGTCATCCGTGTACAAAGATCTTCTCATTGCGACTCCGCCCGCCGCGTCTCCGCCGTCCCTGCGCCAGGGCGCGTAGAGGACGCTCACAGAAACGCTTAGGGTCTCGGATGAGTCGTTTCTTTTTATTTACAATAATTCGGGGCTTCTGTCATTGGATGGACGCGGATTTTTTCCGCCCATTCGAACAGGCAAAACGACCGCCATTGTGGACGGTCGTCTGAACGTTTGTGGAGAGGGGGAGTTAACTTTTGTGGAGGGGTGGGTGTAAAGCGTAATCTTAGTACATAAGTTATAATCACTTCATTGATTATCAATAAGAAAAAATTGATTGGGTGCGCGATCAATTGGTTAGTGGAAATGTTATGGGTATTGATGGCGGGGCAGGGAGAGAGTTAGTGTAAACTTGTTTCTGTAAAATTTGCCAAAAAGGTAGGTCTGGTATATTCTTTCGGAAAGCTCAACTTCAGAAAGGATAGAGACCATGACCTACCAAAATGATTGTACCTTACCAAACGAAGTTTTGGAGCAGATCAGCGAGCAAGGCTTGGATTACTTGCCCGAGTTGATGCGCGTCATCGTCAATGCGGCGATGAAAGCGGAGCGACAGCAATACCTGGGAGTGGCGCCTTACGAACGCTCGGAACAGCGACGCGACCAAGCCAACGGGTTCAAGCCGAAAACAGTGCGGACGCGCATGGGCGCGATTGAATTTGCCGTTCCGCAAGTGCGGACTGGGGATTATTATCCACAAGCGCTGGAAAAAGGGTTGCGTAGTGAACGCGCCCTGACGATGGCGTTAGCCGAGATGTATGTGCAAGGGACCTCGACCCGCAAAGTGAATGCCATTGTCGAGAAGTTGTGCGGCAGCCAGGTATCGAGCAGTCTGGTGAGCAAGGCCACCTCGGAGTTGGATGTCTTGCTGGAAGCCTGGCAGAATCGACCGTTGGGAGAAATCCGCTACCTGTTTTTGGATGCCCGCTACGAGAAAGTGCGGATGGATGGACAGGTGGTAGATGCGGCCGTTTTGATCGCCCAGGCAGTGGATCCACTCGGCAAACGGAGGATTTTGGGCGTGAGGATAGGTCTGGGTGAGGCCGAAATCTTCTGGCGCGCCTTCCTGCAAAGCCTGATCCAGCGCGGCCTGAGCGGTGTGCGTCTGATTACCAGCGACGCTCACGCTGGTTTGCGGCAAGCGTTGCGGGCGGTGTTTGGAGGCGTTCTCTGGCAGCGCTGCCAATACCATCTGCAACAGAATGCAACCAGCTACGTTCCTCGCCGCGAGATGTTGACAGAAGTGGCCGCGGACATTCGCAGAGTGTTCAATGCCCCCGACCGTCCGACGGCCGAAGCCTACTTGAAGCAAACGGTTCAAAAGTATGCTCAAAGCGCTTCCCGCCTGGCGGACTGGATGGAAACCAACCTGCCCGAAGGACTGACCGTGTTCGCCTTTCCCGAAGCGCACCGCAGGAAACTGCGCACCAACAACACCCAGGAACGCTTGAACCGCGAAATTGGACGGCGCACCAACGTGGTGAGATAGTGCAAGGATTTTTCTGTAAAAGTGATCTGGCTTTCCTCGGAAGGAGAGTCCCAAAAACGGAGAAGGGGCTCTGGGAAGACAAAGTTCGGGTAAAATGAGCGCACCCCAACGGAAACGGGAACGGCGCTTCTCAAAAAGGCTGTTCTCGTTTTCATTTAGGAGGAGGGTTTTCGTCCATCGAAAGATAGACTCGACCCATCTGCCATTCCTCATCCTGTTCCATCAGGATGGCGCTCACCAAACGCAAACAGGCGGCTTCATTGGGAAAGATGCTCACCACGTTGGTGCGCCGTCCAATTTCGCGGTTCAAGCGTTCCTGGGTGTTGTTGGTGCGCAGTTTCCTGCGGTGCGCTTCGGGAAAGGCGAACACGGTCAGTCCTTCGGGCAGGTTGGTTTCCATCCAGTCCGCCAGGCGGGAAGCGCTTTGAGCATACTTTTGAACCGTTTGCTTCAAGTAGGCTTCGGCCGTCGGACGGTCGGGGGCATTGAACACTCTGCGAATGTCCGCGGCCACTTCTGTCAACATCTCGCGGCGAGGAACGTAGCTGGTTGCATTCTGTTGCAGATGGTATTGGCAGCGCTGCCAGAGAACGCCTCCAAACACCGCCCGCAACGCTTGCCGCAAACCAGCGTGAGCGTCGCTGGTAATCAGACGCACACCGCTCAGGCCGCGCTGGATCAGGCTTTGCAGGAAGGCGCGCCAGAAGATTTCGGCCTCACCCAGACCTATCCTCACGCCCAAAATCCTCCGTTTGCCGAGTGGATCCACTGCCTGGGCGATCAAAACGGCCGCATCTACCACCTGTCCATCCATCCGCACTTTCTCGTAGCGGGCATCCAAAAACAGGTAGCGGATTTCTCCCAACGGTCGATTCTGCCAGGCTTCCAGCAAGACATCCAACTCCGAGGTGGCCTTGCTCACCAGACTGCTCGATACCTGGCTGCCGCACAACTTCTCGACAATGGCATTCACTTTGCGGGTCGAGGTCCCTTGCACATACATCTCGGCTAACGCCATCGTCAGGGCGCGTTCACTACGCAACCCTTTTTCCAGCGCTTGTGGATAATAATCCCCAGTCCGCACTTGCGGAACGGCAAATTCAATCGCGCCCATGCGCGTCCGCACTGTTTTCGGCTTGAACCCGTTGGCTTGGTCGCGTCGCTGTTCCGAGCGTTCGTAAGGCGCCACTCCCAGGTATTGCTGTCGCTCCGCTTTCATCGCCGCATTGACGATGACGCGCATCAACTCGGGCAAGTAATCCAAGCCTTGCTCGCTGATCTGCTCCAAAACTTCGTTTGGTAAGGTACAATCATTTTGGTAGGTCATGGTCTCTATCCTTTCTGAAGTTGAGCTTTCCGAAAGAATATACCAGACCTACCTTTTTGGCAAATTTTACAGAAACAAGTTTACACTAACTTCCTAAAGGTGATTGGTATTCATGCTTCCGAAGTGTGGCTGGCCGAAAATACTTACATTGTTATGATATGGCTTGAAAGTACGATTATTTTTCTTGGGTTTCTCCTTGTGTTTGGTTTCTTTGCTTTGGAATGGCGAATAACCCCGCGAAGATATTTAAACTCAATAATCACGAATAAGTTGATTGATATATTAGAACAACTAGATAGCGATACGTTGTTACAATCAGAAGAT harbors:
- a CDS encoding NAD(P)H-dependent oxidoreductase subunit E is translated as MNKTYTETELDDVIQRLVQRHGARRAEVIPILSELNETFGHIPVEALGKIRRAINAPEEGLFLADSHLYATASFYSMFSLQPVGKHVIRFCESAPCHVVGAREVIEAIQSHLGIGVGETTPDNEWTLLTTSCIGLCSVAPVIVIDDQLYGNLTPERIPDLLAQVQGGEA
- a CDS encoding 2Fe-2S ferredoxin is translated as MDRIRSLDDLKKAKDSALQKEREEAEKHRFQVRVSLGSCGIAVGAAETFETLERLIVEKEAGGVLLKKVGCIGLCSLEPVIQVAETDRPQVTYGKVTPAVARRIFAEHIEKGLVVQEFVVEKI
- a CDS encoding transposase, IS256 family, which gives rise to MTYQNDCTLPNEVLEQISEQGLDYLPELMRVIVNAAMKAERQQYLGVAPYERSEQRRDQANGFKPKTVRTRMGAIEFAVPQVRTGDYYPQALEKGLRSERALTMALAEMYVQGTSTRKVNAIVEKLCGSQVSSSLVSKATSELDVLLEAWQNRPLGEIRYLFLDARYEKVRMDGQVVDAAVLIAQAVDPLGKRRILGVRIGLGEAEIFWRAFLQSLIQRGLSGVRLITSDAHAGLRQALRAVFGGVLWQRCQYHLQQNATSYVPRREMLTEVAADIRRVFNAPDRPTAEAYLKQTVQKYAQSASRLADWMETNLPEGLTVFAFPEAHRRKLRTNNTQERLNREIGRRTNVVR
- a CDS encoding transposase, IS256 family, which gives rise to MTYQNDCTLPNEVLEQISEQGLDYLPELMRVIVNAAMKAERQQYLGVAPYERSEQRRDQANGFKPKTVRTRMGAIEFAVPQVRTGDYYPQALEKGLRSERALTMALAEMYVQGTSTRKVNAIVEKLCGSQVSSSLVSKATSELDVLLEAWQNRPLGEIRYLFLDARYEKVRMDGQVVDAAVLIAQAVDPLGKRRILGVRIGLGEAEIFWRAFLQSLIQRGLSGVRLITSDAHAGLRQALRAVFGGVLWQRCQYHLQQNATSYVPRREMLTEVAADIRRVFNAPDRPTAEAYLKQTVQKYAQSASRLADWMETNLPEGLTVFAFPEAHRRKLRTNNTQERLNREIGRRTNVVSIFPNEAACLRLVSAILMEQDEEWQMGRVYLSMDENPPPK